A region from the Mycolicibacterium litorale genome encodes:
- a CDS encoding PHP domain-containing protein — MDPVTALRQIAYYKDRAREDTRRVMAYRNAADVVERLTDAERERHGTANTWQSLPGIGPKTAKVIAQAWAGREPDALVELREKATDLGGGEIRSALRGDLHVHSNWSDGSAPIEEMMLTARDLGHEYCALTDHSPRLTIANGLSPDRLRRQLDVIDELRETVAPLRILTGIEVDILEDGSLDQEDELLERLDVVVASVHSKLSMDAPAMTRRMLKAVANPHTDVLGHCTGRLVTGNRGIRPESKFDAEKVFTACRDHGTAVEINSRPERRDPPTRLLELARDIGCVFSIDTDSHAPGQLDFLGYGAQRALDAGLPADRIVNTWPADRLLEWTSS; from the coding sequence ATGGATCCCGTCACCGCGCTGCGCCAGATCGCGTACTACAAGGACCGCGCCCGCGAGGACACCCGGCGAGTGATGGCCTACCGCAACGCGGCCGACGTCGTCGAACGGCTCACCGACGCCGAACGCGAACGCCACGGCACCGCCAACACCTGGCAGTCGCTACCGGGAATCGGACCCAAGACCGCGAAGGTGATCGCGCAGGCGTGGGCCGGGCGGGAACCGGACGCGCTCGTCGAATTACGAGAGAAGGCAACAGATCTCGGCGGAGGGGAGATCCGCTCGGCGCTGCGGGGCGATCTGCACGTGCACTCGAACTGGTCGGACGGTTCGGCGCCGATCGAGGAGATGATGCTCACCGCCCGCGACCTCGGCCACGAGTACTGCGCGCTCACCGACCACTCGCCGCGGCTGACCATCGCCAACGGACTGTCCCCGGACCGCCTGCGCAGACAACTCGACGTCATCGACGAGCTGCGCGAAACCGTTGCGCCCCTGCGGATCCTGACCGGCATCGAAGTCGACATCCTCGAGGACGGCTCGCTGGACCAGGAGGACGAACTGCTCGAACGCCTCGACGTGGTGGTGGCCAGCGTGCATTCCAAACTGTCGATGGACGCCCCGGCGATGACGCGGCGCATGCTCAAGGCCGTCGCCAACCCGCACACCGACGTGCTCGGACACTGCACCGGCCGCCTGGTGACGGGTAACCGGGGGATCCGGCCGGAGTCGAAGTTCGACGCCGAGAAGGTCTTCACCGCATGCCGCGACCACGGCACCGCCGTCGAGATCAACTCCCGCCCCGAGCGGCGCGACCCGCCCACCCGGCTGCTCGAACTGGCCCGCGACATCGGCTGTGTGTTCTCGATCGACACCGACTCGCACGCCCCCGGTCAGCTCGACTTCCTCGGCTACGGCGCGCAGCGGGCGCTCGACGCCGGCCTTCCGGCGGACCGCATCGTCAACACCTGGCCCGCCGACCGACTGCTGGAGTGGACGAGCTCCTGA
- a CDS encoding catalase, whose protein sequence is MVKEAAERVLQHSPGYIPGMPGSEPPSFEEPTTPREPLPPKPDQAGPDLRTATGVSVGGSRTARGQQGEYLTTAQGARLYDTDHSLKAGERGPTLLQDHHLREKITHFDHERIPERVVHARGAAAHGVFRGNGAAEKICKAAFLKSGAETDVFVRFSTVLGSRGSADTVRDTRGFATKFYTDEGTFDLVGNNIPVFFIQDGIKFPDIVHAAKPHPDREIPQAQSAHDTFWDFVSLHTEAQAHTMWNMSDRGIPRSYRMMEGFGVHTFRLTGPDGSTSLVKFHWKPRLGVHSLVWEEAQIAAGVDPDLHRRDLADAIEKGAYPEWDLGVQVMPDTPDHMFEGIDLLDPTKIVPEELAPVQVIGTMQLNRNPTNFFAETEQVAFHPGHLVPGIDVTDDPLLQARLFSYLDTQLSRLGGPNFGQIPINRPHAPVNDMFRDGFHQHAVHPGVAPYKPNSLDGGCPFLAGADTGAFIEVPAAVAESTKVRAAPASYDDHFSQVTLFYRSLSPQEQAHVAEAYTFELGKCYEQAIKERQLAALANIDADLCATVAAGLGLQPPAPTAAPAEPAVLSPALSQLGGRWPASGRMVGILTGPDSDIGQVAAVVDALGEADLVPLVIATHGGTLDHDGGSVPVSRTYPTARSIEFDALVVAGSPTTVQAKILVDEAFRHFKALAVLPQGAELLAQAGVADDADGVLTGSDPAALAASLIEGLGEHRVWSRVVPA, encoded by the coding sequence ATGGTCAAGGAGGCCGCCGAGCGGGTGCTCCAGCACAGCCCCGGCTACATCCCCGGCATGCCCGGTTCGGAGCCACCGTCGTTCGAGGAGCCGACCACCCCGCGCGAACCCCTTCCGCCCAAACCCGATCAGGCCGGACCCGACTTGCGTACGGCCACCGGGGTTTCCGTCGGGGGCTCGCGGACGGCGCGGGGACAGCAGGGGGAGTACCTCACCACCGCCCAGGGCGCCCGGCTGTACGACACCGACCACTCGCTCAAGGCGGGGGAGCGTGGACCGACGTTGCTGCAGGACCACCACCTGCGGGAGAAGATCACCCACTTCGACCACGAGCGCATCCCGGAACGCGTGGTGCACGCCCGCGGTGCGGCGGCGCACGGGGTGTTCCGCGGTAACGGCGCGGCCGAGAAGATCTGCAAGGCCGCGTTCCTGAAATCGGGTGCGGAAACCGATGTGTTCGTGCGCTTCTCGACGGTCCTCGGCTCGCGTGGATCGGCCGACACCGTCCGCGACACCCGCGGGTTCGCCACGAAGTTCTACACCGACGAGGGCACCTTCGACCTCGTCGGCAACAACATCCCGGTGTTCTTCATCCAGGACGGCATCAAGTTCCCCGACATCGTCCACGCCGCGAAACCGCATCCGGACCGGGAGATCCCCCAGGCTCAGAGCGCGCACGACACGTTCTGGGATTTCGTCTCGCTGCACACCGAGGCGCAGGCGCACACCATGTGGAACATGTCCGACCGCGGGATTCCCCGCTCCTACCGGATGATGGAGGGCTTCGGCGTCCACACATTCCGGTTGACCGGTCCGGACGGTTCGACGTCGCTGGTGAAGTTCCACTGGAAGCCGCGACTCGGGGTGCACTCGCTGGTCTGGGAGGAGGCGCAGATCGCCGCCGGAGTGGACCCCGACCTGCACCGCCGCGACCTCGCCGACGCGATCGAGAAGGGCGCCTACCCGGAGTGGGATCTCGGGGTGCAGGTGATGCCCGATACGCCGGACCACATGTTCGAAGGCATCGACCTGCTGGACCCGACGAAGATCGTGCCCGAGGAACTCGCCCCGGTGCAGGTGATCGGCACGATGCAGCTCAACCGCAACCCCACCAACTTCTTCGCCGAAACCGAACAGGTCGCGTTCCATCCCGGCCATCTGGTGCCCGGCATCGACGTCACCGACGATCCGCTGCTGCAGGCGCGGTTGTTCTCCTACCTCGACACCCAGCTGAGCCGGCTCGGCGGACCCAACTTCGGCCAGATCCCGATCAACCGCCCGCATGCGCCCGTCAACGACATGTTCCGCGATGGCTTCCACCAGCACGCCGTGCATCCGGGCGTGGCACCGTACAAACCGAACTCGCTCGACGGCGGATGTCCGTTCCTCGCGGGTGCCGACACCGGCGCGTTCATCGAGGTACCGGCCGCCGTGGCGGAGTCGACGAAGGTCCGCGCCGCACCCGCGTCGTACGACGACCACTTCTCGCAGGTGACGCTGTTCTACCGCAGCCTCAGCCCGCAGGAGCAGGCCCACGTCGCCGAGGCCTACACCTTCGAACTGGGCAAGTGCTACGAGCAGGCCATCAAGGAACGCCAGCTCGCCGCCCTGGCCAACATCGACGCCGACCTGTGTGCGACGGTCGCCGCCGGTCTGGGCCTGCAGCCGCCCGCACCCACCGCCGCGCCGGCAGAACCGGCGGTGCTCAGCCCGGCGCTGTCCCAGCTCGGCGGGCGGTGGCCGGCGTCCGGCCGCATGGTCGGAATCCTCACCGGACCGGACTCCGACATCGGCCAGGTGGCCGCGGTCGTCGACGCGCTGGGCGAGGCGGACCTGGTGCCGCTGGTGATCGCCACGCACGGCGGCACCCTCGACCACGACGGGGGCAGTGTGCCGGTCTCCCGCACCTACCCGACCGCGCGGTCCATCGAGTTCGACGCGCTCGTCGTCGCTGGTTCGCCGACCACCGTGCAGGCCAAGATCCTCGTCGACGAGGCGTTTCGGCACTTCAAGGCGCTGGCCGTGTTGCCGCAGGGAGCGGAGCTGCTGGCACAGGCCGGCGTGGCGGACGACGCCGACGGCGTGCTGACCGGGTCGGACCCCGCCGCGCTCGCCGCGTCGCTGATCGAGGGGCTCGGCGAACACCGGGTGTGGAGCCGCGTCGTGCCGGCGTGA
- a CDS encoding TIGR03086 family metal-binding protein: protein MIDLTSACDRTAGLVRTVPDDALDRATPNAAMTVRDLVAHIGALSAAFAAAARKDLGEWTDVPPDEHAPLDEGWRTVYPQRLAALADAWRDPDAWAGMTRAGGVDLPGDVAGAVATAEVVIHGWDLAVATGRRYECDEATARACLDHLAQFDPAGTEGLFGPAVPVDDDAPVLDRIVARSGRDPRWHP, encoded by the coding sequence ATGATCGATCTGACCTCGGCGTGCGATCGGACGGCCGGCCTGGTCCGCACGGTGCCCGACGACGCCCTGGACCGGGCCACTCCCAACGCGGCCATGACGGTGCGCGACCTCGTCGCGCACATCGGCGCCCTTTCGGCGGCCTTCGCCGCCGCGGCCCGCAAGGATCTCGGCGAGTGGACCGATGTGCCGCCCGACGAACACGCCCCGCTCGACGAGGGCTGGCGCACCGTCTATCCGCAGCGGTTGGCGGCCCTGGCCGACGCGTGGCGCGATCCTGACGCCTGGGCCGGAATGACCCGCGCCGGCGGAGTCGACCTGCCCGGCGACGTTGCGGGTGCGGTCGCAACGGCCGAGGTGGTGATCCACGGCTGGGATCTCGCCGTGGCCACGGGCCGGCGATACGAATGCGACGAGGCGACGGCCCGCGCCTGTCTGGATCACCTCGCGCAGTTCGATCCGGCAGGCACCGAAGGGCTGTTCGGCCCGGCGGTGCCCGTCGACGACGATGCGCCCGTACTCGACCGCATCGTCGCCCGCAGCGGCCGCGATCCACGCTGGCATCCGTGA